In Megalops cyprinoides isolate fMegCyp1 chromosome 12, fMegCyp1.pri, whole genome shotgun sequence, the sequence GAGACGTGCTATGTAGGTTTAATTTTACAATGACTGAGAATACAGCTCACTGTGTCTCTTAGGATCTGGAGATGGAAACTGAAAAAGGATAGAGGGTTTGTATATGGTTGGaatttgtttttactgcagtAAATTGTTGTTTCCACTTTGTGCCataataaattttaatatttgagaAGCTGGTTTGGGTTATGgattttcatacttttttctgTTCCAAGATTATACAGTCTTTTGATGATTGTGAATACAGTTCCATTACTTCCCACAATCAAAGGTAGAACAGTATTACTTTGATTACATGGTTATGAAAGTGGCTTGCTTAATTGTATTGATAAATCTCTGGCCCATACTGAAGAATATCAATGAATGTTGCCCATGTCAACAAACATTGCAGTGTGATTTGCAGCCAAGTGCTCTTTCCCCCAAATAAATCTGGACTCAGCTGCCCTGGATGTATGTTCTAAACAAGGAGCAAGGCCAGTGAAACAGAATAACATAGAAAGTCCTCAGAAGAAGTAAAACAAATTATATTAATGATAGTCTGAgtgcaataatgaaaaatagTGTGAAATTTGATTCAAGTGACTACATCAGGCTTTTgttatagtttttattttgagCCCTTCGCATTCGAAGGCTTTACGATCTACGAAGGCCAGgcaatagcaaaaaaaaaaaaaaactaaacaaaaaaactcaaCTCCTAAACCTCTACCTCCCAGAATTGTGGAATTCTAGTCCCCAGCTGTGGCCTCCTGGGTGATTTCTGTCCCAGTCACACCTGCAGCCCAACCCCTTCAGAACACTGGTACACCATAAATCACTTTGTCCCCGATGTCAGATTTAATGCCCCATATTTTAGCACATTGCATTTTGAGAGAATTTCTTACAAGACTGATTTGGTGCAAGCACTAAATCAGTACTGCTGAAGCACTACACTTATAACTTAGTCAGAATAGCCCTGGCCTAAGCCTAACAGGAACTGGCGTATCTTCCATTTTGAGACCTcatcctgtttttgtttctagCTTTCACCATTGGGTGCAAGCTCACCAAAGTAAACGAACAGAGCCTTGTGAGGATAGAATCATGCTGTTCACAGCTGTAACAGTGCTCTCTTTCTGGGAAGAGATATGGCTTGGCCAAGATTGCGACTTTTTGTAAAGACCATTAAAGGATGAAAGAAACGTTGTGATGGGGGAAGTTAAGGGACATCTGTCAGTGGTGGCaatcattatcatttaatttAGCTCAGACTTACTTGGACACAAAAGAGAAAACGAAGCTGAGGGCAAATGTTGTGGTAAGGATTTGATGTGTGGGAATGGTGTGTGATCCCAGCAGGCTTTTTGGACGGAACAGTTTAGATACATGGTGGGAGAGGGGTGAATGGGTGACCCACTGTGGGGTGCATGTGTTTCAATAGCAGACTCtgtctttttactttttagcaAATGAGGACAGAACTAAGAATGGTAGTGCCCCACAGGCACAATGTGTGCAGagttttaaacaataaatagcttttcccccctttttctcccaATTTGGAATTCCTGATTATGTCATTAGAATGCCATTTGTTGCTGCAGCCACTGCAAACCCTCTaggagagcacagacacacatgtgctcTCCTCTGAAATGTGTGATGTCAGCTTCTTTTCACACCTCCATCTACAATTAGAGTTATCGCGGACAGAGATCTGAGAGGTCTGAGAGTTGGAGGAAGGCACTTCATGTGCAGCTTTAAACAGGCAGACTGTGGGGACCCCATTGATCATAGTCTGTAACAAGATGGCCACATTCTGGCCCCCTTACTCACCCCTGTCGaaatcagtttgttttcacTCTGAGCTTCCGGTCATTGTCGGCTGATAACACAGCTtggatcaaacccaggccacagagctcagcttgctTTCAAAGTGAACGCCTTGACCACTGAGGTACAAAGGAGCCAACCACTCAGATTTAAGGTAAACCCATAACATaaaatttttccttttttccccattttctccccaatttggaatggccaattccctgaattctggaatgtccaatttgttatcattcggtcccattgcacaacccccactgtcaatccgggagagtgtggacaagcacgtgccctcctccgagacatgcgatgtcagccgctgcttcttttcgcactgcagtccacaagctaagctagcacacagatgagttggaggaagacatttcatatgcagctttggcacgtggaccacaggcgcccgatcgactagcaggggtcgctgttgctaatgggaccaaaGCCCCTGCCAACGTACCCACGCTTATCCCCAGCGGAAggaagccaatgtgttccgcctgtgagctcccagtcGCTGTCGGCTGGTGACGTGGTCGGGTTGGAACCGGGCCATAgcattcagtctacactcagaacgagtgcttttaccaactgagccacaTGGGATGAACTCATTTTGATCATTGTCTATAAGGGCTGTagctacagcatgtttttaATAACTGGTAATGTGCAAGTTGTCTTATTTTGCCTCTCCTCATGTaattgcagggaaaaaaatttgAATTCTGCTAAACTAAGTCATAGGGGGCTAGTAgctgttaaatgcattttgacactGTCCAGTATTTGATAAACAATATTAGCCTGGGAAATTGGCATCAGCAAAGTAAATCCTGGCTGAAACATGTTGAATATTTCCAGTAGCATTAGACTGTATTGTCAGAGGCAATCACAATAGGAATGACTCAGTTGTCAAAACAGTAtttcaaaaagtaatttttggtaaagaaaacaaacttagaaatatgcatgtatatgtatctCTTTGTATTTCCCAGTATTCTGTTGTATGATCGTGAGCTGGAATTTTGGGGAAAGTGGTACCAGATGTGCCGGCGCACGTCGCAGTTTAAAATGTCTGGCCAGTCGCACAGCGCCAAGATAATTTGTCTTCCAATTACAGTCCCTTTGTTCTTCACGTCGGCCGTGTGTTTCGGTGTTTGTTAAGCAAAACTTTACACTCCTAATGCTCTCGGGAGAGTACCGCCATTCTGCTGATGATGATATGTAGTGGTCCAAGGACAGGTcaagcctgtctgtctgactgccgTAGGAAACCAGGTGTGTGCATTTCCAGAGCTTAGGTTCCTTACATCCTGTGACTTCTGTGGTTGTGACTGGGTGTATGGTGGAGATCTCCTGTGGGTCTGTGCTGCTGATGGCTGAATGGTAACTGTGGACACTATGAATTGAGAGTGTGCAAGAGGGCCAGGAAAGACCCAGTGTGGCCAAGATCAGACAGTGTTAGGAGGCAAACCGCTAGAGTTCTCTCACAACAATGCAAGACAAAGGAGGCAATAACCATGATGCTAAGGCCCTTGTGAACATTTGTATTGCTGACCAGGCTAATGTTCACGGCCAACCAAATGAAGTCTTGCTTCCAGATATCCATATTACAATATGAAATTTTCTCCATATGCTTGTTTGGATGTACACCTCAGTGTTAAAGAGCAATAATATGATagaaacataaatatttgaaatatgaagtTGAAcgggtagcagtgtagcatagtggtaagggcttgtaaccaaaagtttgcaGGTTcggttccccactggggcactgctactgtactcttgggcaaggtacttaacccacaattgcctcagtaaatgtccagctgtatgaatggataacatgtaaaaattgaaacctatataagttgctctggataagagcgtctaagcgtcttctaaatgacaatagtgtaatgtaatgtaacctgcATTGTTACCGGGTTTGCCGATTGTCGCACAGAGACAAAGGAGAAACTGACAggaaactgaaatgcactggTATCCTGCTGCCAGCCTGGTCCTCCCTGAAGCTGATTTACaccttttttctgcttaaaatcCTGTTCTCCCTGTCTTATGTCATACAGCTTTCAGCTGCTCCAAATTTACACATAGGCTATCAGGTATCGGGCAGACAGTATACAGTGTCTGCAAATGAGAGCCCATCTATTTTCATGTCATGGTTGTGAGGGTGGCAATGTAATATTATACAATGGATATCAATGTACTGGGACAGAGAAATGCTGCAATCTGTGGAAAAGCTCATGATTCCAAACaaatgtatgtgagtgtgagtttgatGGCGAGTGTAATATTGGATATGATATTTCCCAGGCGATTAGGGACATAGATGTACTCtacactcacacgcagccagcagtgtggtttagGCCGACCAGCTATGTAATTCAGACAGATGTTTGCTCTCGGATGGTGCAGTTTCTGGAAGATGGTTAGTTGACggtgacagtgacagatgcTCTGCTAGAGTGTGAGCGAGACATTGTAGTACTGTCTGCCTGAAGCCATTTCCTCCTGAATGTCaggcctggaaaaaaaacacattggatcaaaatggaaaaatgggcTGTGGCATATGTCTTCATTTGAAGGAGAATCTGATTGCATTGCCCTTCAACGCTTCAAgcctttatatttttatgttgttatttctgtttgctttcagcCATCTCTACCGGGTAGACATTCTTGATCTTTGATCCCTGCATTTCCATTATCttgaaaataatacatacaataacGTATACATTTCCTCTCAGTGGAAATGCGGTGAATACCTTCCTTATTTATCATTCTTTGCAATACAGCTGCAGTGTGACTCATTGTTTGCATTGGTTTGAGAGTCAGATACAGAGGAGCTGCTGAGAAGGAATTGTTGGAAGGTGgtggtttgtcatttatttagggattagttttaaaattttgatgAATAATCCTAGAAACAACCAGAGATGGGTATGgggtttttgttcattttgaacatTCCGTGAATTCAAGAATTGGACTTTACCTCCAATTAACATATGTTCATGGGAAATTCTTTACACTTGGTCTAACCACACCCTCTGTCATTCAGACCCTCCAGTAACTCCACTTTATTATGGAGGTGTGCACAACTAAGCATTTCTGTATTCATATCAACTTTCAGTTCATTATCAGTAATACAAGTTGGTTAAGAAATTCCTCAGCTTACTTTCCTAAGGTAATCCAAGCAATGTTTGGACGGTTTGCCTTCACATTTGTCAGGATCAGATTTACAGTACTTTtaattgctgtctttttttaattaatgaggTGTACTATATGACAGACATGTGGCCATTGCCTTTGATGGCACCTTATGGTtgtaataaagcaaaacaaatgtgtccaTTTATCATAATGTCTTAGCAGTACTGCACAAGCCAGCTGAAATGTTGATTTGGGCAGGTCCACCTCAGACCTACTGAAAATGGAATTTGGGATTTTTCTCCCTTGCATATCTGTGAACATAGAGAGGAATGTGGTCAGGACAGGATTGAAATATTGCCCAGGCAATAGCCCTGATGTGCTACATTTTTGGTACAGTAAAGATGACCCTTTCATCTTCTCCGTTTaatgacatttgaaatataatagcacttacagtatTTCCTgtattcattgttcattgttcattgttcattcattGTTATTCATTGAAGACCAGCGTCTTCCGCCTTTTGCATTGATGCTGGGGAATGAGAAAGAGCCTTGATATTGAACATGAGCCTGTTCATGCAGCTGACTTTTCATCTTTGGTTCTTCTTCTCGAACATGTGCAGGGCCAGCGGACGGCCGCACTACATGTGTATCATATGCTGCTGCACGCGAGTGTTTATCAGAGAGGGGCTTAAAGATTACAGCCGTGAAAGCCGTCATGAGGAAGACAAACGGACACTCCTGAGCCCCGTGACATGTACTGAGTTTCCTCCATCTAAATGTTGTTGTAAAACTGGCGTTAAAAGCTCTTATTGCTTCCTCTGTAAACGGGCTTCATGGGAATGTGTCAAACACAGTTACACACTGTATTCCAGTGAGAGTAGATATAATGATGCTAACGTCTGCactgaatattgtttttaataacacACGTGCAGATGATGTACTCCACCACAGTACATggtacacacaaagaaaagaacagcCATCAAACCATTCCTCATTCCTGGGGGCACAATTGTACAGAACTTGCTTTCTTAAACAAATCATAGTCGTAGGTTATTGCTTTGATTATGGACCACTTAATATGAACTGGCCACCATAGCCAAAGGATTTGGTTTTTAAGAAgagtatttttaaaacaagcagTTACTCATTGTCCACCTGTTCATCCACATGGATCTGAATCTCTGAAAGCGGATGGCTGTGTTTTAATAAATAGGATGTATAATCACTGGCACAAACTCCGACTGAAGCAGTGCTCGGAGCCGCTCTGAGCAAGCGGGATGAATGTGGTTGGGGAGGCCGTCGGGGCTCGCTTGGAGGCCTGACAGCACGTAACTGGAGCCCGAAGCACATGGCCCTacatcccccccgccccccgcccccctgcaaTGGCCCCCTGTCGTGCCGCGCGGCAGGCTTTCCTGGCAGGTGGGTCGGCAGGCCCGGCGCTCGGCGGGCAGCAGGCGTGTTTGTTCAGCAGGTAGCGTTTAAAGCCTCATCAGGCGCCCGCTCGTAATGAATGGCCCCCGCTCCCCAGCCCCACGGGCCCTGGGCACATGTGGAAGTATCGCCTTACCCCGGCTGTTTTGCCTCTCGCGGAGCTGGAGTCTGCGGTGAGCGGCGAGATTTACAGCTAAGCAAACAGCACCGGCGTTTGAGCCCAGGCCCGCGGGCTGCTTTGGGCCGAAGCCCGCTCCGGCTCTGTTATTGAAAGCAGAGCGGCCCGTTTTTTTTCGCTGTGCGATTGCATAAGGGCGAGGGGGTTACCTTCGTACGTGACCGAGGAGGGGGCAGCTCTGCTGGGATTTGCGCGGGCCGAAAAATTGGCCCTGTGACCACGCAGGATGGCAGTGACCTAAGATGTCAGCAGGAATGTTTCAGATACCGGCAGGGCTAATAGATTGGCTCTCTGAGAATAATTTGCTAACgtgtattttttccctcttagCACTGTTCTTGAGTTTCACAAAATGTGTTAAAGATGTGTAAAGGTGCTGAGGTCTATAAGTAGAGTTTGACACGATTGTGGTCCTCTGGTGGCCTTCACTGCTAAATGTATAGCAGAAGGAGTAGGCTAGTATGGAAAATGGTGAGGGTACTgaagggtgggggtggtagGCAGGGGTCCGGGGGAATAACCCACTGAGTAACCCACCGGAATTCATGTTGTTGGTGAATGCTGACTCAGCATGCTTTATTTGTATGTGGGAGACTCACTATTCAGGAATCCCCCCGGTGCTGGCTGAGCATTTTTGAGTCACCATGggttaaaaatgtgtgtggatCCTCACTAGTCTCAAGCTAGTCATTGTtccattttacaaaatacattccCATCGCTGTAATCACTGTATGTGGGTGCTTATATATTGTACTTATCGTAAATGTGGGCATTTCATACTTGTGGACAGGGCTACatactagccctgctccttaccactacatgtggtgtaactaaaaggttgctggattgATTCTCTTCCTGGGGccctgttgtacccttgtgcgaggtacttaacccacaattgccccggtaaatattcagctgtatgaatggataaaattgtaacctacacAGTATATGCTCTGGACAGGAGGATCtgcaaatgacaataatgtaatgtaatgtggtaaGTGTGCTTGACTGATTCCAGCATTTCCAAGTCTGGACAACATTTGGACTCACTGTCTTACTGTTAAATCAAATAGGTGAAAATTTCAGCTTCTTTTCTCATTCCTTTCAGTGACAGGGAATGCAGAACAAAGTGTTACAAATGAATTTCCTTGTCAttcattttgcctttatttagcttttatggcaaaaaaaggaaattgttttGAGTCAGCCTTATGTCTTGgatgaatatatttattcaacCCCTGCCAAAGCTTAGTAGTGATCTGGAAGCTGAACATTGAAATTCTCCCTCTGTACTGGTTCCACATAGCCTGTGTGTCTAGCTGTCTGCAGCTGATTAGTGTGAAAATGGTTAAGATTTGAGTAAAAGTCCATATTCCTCTGGCATTAAGCCTACGTGTTACATCACTTTAATCTTTGGTGTTAAAACTGGTTAATGATTTAGCATCTTTTCTGTTGCATTCATCTCCTGCTTTTTAAACAAGGGGAAGAGATTATTTTCAATGAGCATTTTCAGTCAGTGTtgactttcaaaacatttattgacACATGATATATAAAACCCTTAACCATGTCTATAAATACTCTGTCTCTGTAAGTGAGAATAAGGAAGAAAGGAACATTAAATTTTTAGTAAAACTTAGCCCAAGTCTGGAACTATCTGTTATAAGACACAATACACTGTGAAGCTCACAAACATTTATACAATAACAGTATTGAAATGATAGGCTCCCTTTCTCATCTTATTGGTCCAAATTCCATCCAGAAAGAACTCTTGTCAGGATAACATTGAGTGCCTGGATATTCTTATGGCTGCCCCTGTGTAAATAATCTTCCAttgttacaaatgtaaaaagagaGTTAGCTTGATGGGGGAATTTGTTACTGTCTCTGTGCCCAGTGCTGACAGGAAGTATAAACAGATTTGGCAGATTACCAACAAAATGGACTCTCTCAGTGCAGGCCATGAGTCAATTGACCTGTTATGTAACGTTGTCCCAATATATCAGAAGTCCTCCAGTGAAATGTATCCATTATGAGTTACCGACTGGGTCACGCAGCAAAGGATGAGTGTCTGTCCATCTTTTTGTCAATCCAGCAATGGCTTTTGTCAGTTTATTAAGAGAACAGAGCTAATTGAATGTCCTATAGTTCATACTCTGTTGAGGAAAGACGATCACTTGTGGCTGTTCTTATATGAATGTTTCTCCGTCTTTTCTGTCATGAAATTGAAAGGACTCACCATCCCTGTTAAATGAGGAAATGGGAAGTGCTGCCGTTTTCATTGGTGGAGCTTCTCCATCACTTGCAGAACGTCGTCTAGGATGGATGGGCCTAGGTCCAGGTTGAGTGTGAAAGCGCAGTCGTCATCGTCCTCCTCGGCCGGGGGCTCCTCTGAGGCGGTCTGCATCGACTCCGTGTCTCGGCCGGAACAGAAGCTGTGCCgccctgtgctgctgctcccttCCCCGGGGGGCGGCTCGTCCCCGTCCTCGCTGTCCAGCAGGGGCAGTGAGCTGCACTTCTTCCGCCTCTCGCTGGAAAGAGCCGCCCTGTCCCAGGCAGGGCTCGCTGGGGGGTCCGTCTCGTCGAGGTTGAGGcgggggggcttggggggcaGCGAGCAGGCCAGGAAGAGGTTCTGCTCGCTCTGCGAGCTCTGGAGGAACAGGCTGTGACCTCTCTTCAGGAAGGACAGGTCCCCAAAGCTGTCGCGGTGGGCGTGCGTGCCGATGTGGGACAGGTGGCGGAAGTCGCCCAGCGGCAGGCTGATCATGTTGACGGACAGGACCCGCCCCTTTTGCTGCTTCCTTGGCCACTGTGCCGATCCCGACTTCCTGTAAAGGGAGGTCTTAAGTGGCATCCTGGGAGACTCAGATGATGCTGTGCTGGGGTCACCACTGGGGGCAAGAGCTGGAGGACGATGGTGGCTCagaaaccaagttccatcctCCCTGGGATGACACTGCTTAGAAAAAGGAAGCAAACCAAAAACTTGAGCAACTGTAGGATCTTTATTCACTTACTTTTATTCCAAAATTTATGGGAGGGAAAGTGATGTCCATCACCATTGATGATGTTTGATTTTTCATAGTTTAAGGGAATTGTATTTGTTGCTgctcctctccagctccagaTGCAAACCCTGGCTGTGGATAAGGACAGCAATGGAAAAGCAGCCATTGTTT encodes:
- the LOC118786466 gene encoding cdc42 effector protein 3-like; its protein translation is MPLKTSLYRKSGSAQWPRKQQKGRVLSVNMISLPLGDFRHLSHIGTHAHRDSFGDLSFLKRGHSLFLQSSQSEQNLFLACSLPPKPPRLNLDETDPPASPAWDRAALSSERRKKCSSLPLLDSEDGDEPPPGEGSSSTGRHSFCSGRDTESMQTASEEPPAEEDDDDCAFTLNLDLGPSILDDVLQVMEKLHQ